tccttcttccattCCTTGTGTTTCTTTGGTCATCGGGTTGGTCTTCCTTGTGTGCATTCATTACGGGGTCTGCACCTGAATCCGCGTTTAGAACATTATGCGAGCTGATACCAGCCGgctccatatttggcacttccTCAGGGTTTATGGGTGGTATATCGATCCCTATACCTCTGTTGTCTCCAAGACCTTTGTCGTTGTGAATAGGTGCATTCTGTGTGCTAGACATGTCTAAGCATGAGAATAAAAAAATCTTGACatgaaaaagtgtgaagaataatgTGCTTTATTagaaaactagcactaaaataatcactattatctttagccccatggtgggcgccaaactatttaccttgaaaaatgtgagtaacaactaaagataatttgtggttttaaagatatatgatttattccaatactagtgaatatacaagtaatattaggtTTAAGTAAGAAAAATTGATCAACCAAACTAGTATTTCTGGAGCAACGGAGACCTCGAGCTCGATAATCTCGGGGGACTCGAGGTGAGCTAAGAAccaataaagtatgaacaattaagtaaaaataataaagctGAAAAACAATTATTTAGCATGGTAAACGAGAAAAATAgagtagaatattctattgcagtgaatgagataatttttacaaatgattgggataccctttatataggaggggaaaaccCTAATACGGTACATTTCCAATTATgataaagaattctattggtacagttgtataacaacctagtatggacttgtactatttcgtacaaatcttatcctaTAATTTATGCCCTGAcccacgtgtccttgagaaattctcgctctttcttgagtgtcatCGAAATTGTACTGCCCTCGAGACAGATCATGACAGGTCTCCAATTTGCTTCTCGAGGTTCGTTCATCCGGGCCTAGCTTGATTCTTACTTCGATCTTTCCCAACTCGAGCTCGGGGTATGTTCAAGTCTTTGAAATCGAGCTCTCCGATTTCGACCGTATGCATAAATCTGTGATAATCACTTATAGCTATATTTTAACGTGTTTCAACTGTCAGTAATAACTTCAAGTTGCTAGCAAAATAAGCATAAATCTATGATAATCACTTATAGCTATAATTTTTCAGAAAAGactattgtttagtggctattaacGTCCTATAGTTACCATATACATATTTACTTTCCATAGCTACCTTTCAGTTGTTATGTTAATGTATTCGATATATTTGAACTAccgtattcatgaatatagtagcaaAAATCGGCTAAAAAATAGGGTAGTCCAGCTGTCGGGcgttgtattcatatgtattcatactatgtattcatgaatacaatgtAATAATAGGTCTCTCCAGTTGTTTAATAACGGAAAGCTGGTAATTTATCAGGATACACTCCTAATATCACTCATCTAAATCAATTATAACACACGACATTATCAATCCAATTAATTAGAAGATTTATCAGACGCTAAACACCAAAAAACAAAACATTCTTCAGAGTTTCggtccctctttttttttctgcaGTTCGAGTTTTTTTTCTCTCCTGACATTGTTCGAGGTTCTGCTCGGAATTGATACAAGTATCAACAGAAATACTTTGAAATACGATTTTCTGTATATGAATACATCATGTATTTATGCCGGATACTACCTGTAATAGTAACCTACCGCCTGCATATTTCATAATAAACCTAGTGCTTGTATTCTGTTGTATCTAACAGTTGTGTTCAATGTATCCAAGTTTATTTTTgtattcataatattttatttATCCCTAATGCATGTTATTACTGCTTTATTGAGTATATTTCATTGGTTGTATTCATTGATTTTCTATTTGTATTAAGagtattttattgtatttcacTGTATCGTTGTTTTAAATATAGATGGATACAGTTAGGTCGAATATACAGATGAATACAGTTAGATTGAATGCATAACTAATTGATGAATAACATCAAAATGATAGAACTAATAATGTATTTAAAAATGTTGTAGTATGAActcaaatacatataaatacatctaAATACAACAGTCAAAAATCACTGTACAACATAAAAATCAGTGTATGCCTTAtcgaatacatataaatacatctaAACACAAGAAGAGAAATCCACTgcacaaattaaaaataaatatatgcGGACTCGAATACATATAAATGCATCTACATTTAGTGTCATTACGTATTTTTGTTCTCCTTTCGGCTTCAATAGTTGTTGATGAACTTGCAAATACAGGTTCCTCTTGAGTGATTTGCAAATCGAAAGATGGCCCTTTGAAATTGAGTGCTTTAGTGGGTATTCTGCAGAAAACCTAACAAAGCTTTTGTAGTATCAAAAGATGGCCCTTCAAAATTGAATGTTTTAGCGAGTATTCTGCAGAAAACTTAAAAATGGTGAATATTAAAATAAAACCgttgaagagaaaaagaaaaagcttTAACCGGCCAAAACCCAAAAACTTTAACACTTACCACAACTTTTTTTGGAGCAAAAGATATTGAAAATTGAGGGAGACAATGGCGCTAATAAAGGAGAATCGTGGTTCAACATTAATGGGAAGACAATGGTGTTGTGAGAGAGAGATCGTGGAGAGAGAAATAAGATACTATGCGGTGATTTTGGGAGAGAAAAAACTGAAATAATGAGAAAGAAAATATTAGACAGCGTATGTAATGGCTTAACGGTAGGAAGTGACCATAAATACATATTTTTCTATATAAACtaaaaggtagctatagaaaataatattttaaaaagatttttatttataataaatagagTGTAAAGCTTTATTATAGAAGGTAAAATTTCCATAATAAAAAGCTTccataattgttttaaaaaaattgaagggCTGGGCTGCAATTTTAAAGCCCTTCTAAACAAAGGGCCTGTCCGTCCTAGCCAGTCGAAATCAAGGTTCAGTTGAGCCAACCAGTTTTGACAACTCTAATTCAAGATTTGCAATAAATCTAGttagtttgatttattttctATAAATGTAACATGATTATTCTATATGCACATGCTGAAGATCAATAAAAGATACTATAGTTGACAACAAGCAAACTCATCCATTTATGCAAACTGTTGGTTTACATTACAGCTAAAATTAACACACATGTGAAGAAGAGTACAAGAAGATAATTCGTTATTTGTCTTTCGGCTTAAACATCATCACGGAAAGTTGATAGAAGACATTTGCTGAACGTTGATGGGATAGCAATCGGAAGGAGGGCCAGAAAATGCCCTCTGTGCCAAGATGGCATCCACAGCTTGCGTTGGATGAAATGCATCCCAAAATATATATTTACTCCTGTCCAGGCATGGAAATTGATACGGCATGCATGTTATTTGTCCCTGGTTTCTCCCCACCCCACAGCATGCTCTGTCCCATACGTTAAACCCTGCCATATATCATGACCGCATGTAAATCTCTATAACTAGCACTGATCGTAAGTAACATACTATAACAGGTTAAGCTACACTGATTCTGTACTTTTTTTTATAGTACTAAGTGTATATAAACTTAAATCCTAAAATATAGTGTTAAATTATTGAGCCTAGCCGATACATTACCATATCTGGCTGCGTTGTTTAAGATATCACCAATAACAGCATAGGTGTTGCCATAGACGAAAATGGATCCAGGATGACTGCCGTTGTTCATAGAGGCGACGAGTGATTTAAGACCCTCATTGAAACTGCCAAGCATCTGGTTTACATAATCAACACATCTTCCAGGAGGGGCTTGCCCTGTTGCCAACTGATTGGGAATGCATCCCAGTGGCCCTACTCCTGCTAGCAAGAACTTCCTCAGCCCTACACTATACAAAGCCTGCATTCAAATTAAGTAGTCAATACTTGCTTTCTTTCGCCAATGATCACTACAAGGAGAGACTAAAAGGCTATAAACTCTTTTTAGGAACGAGGTTTAACTTCTATACTGCAGGGGCGGATGCAGCATGCAGTTaccgggttcaactgaacccaatACTTTCGACGCAGAGCATACATTTATATTTAAAAACCACTCAAATTATaataaatagtagatatgaactcataactttgatATATAATGGATTCAATGCTAAAAACTTTAAATATTAAAGTCATATAATTAAAATCCTAGATCCGACTCTGTATACACTGAGAATGATTTTATATTTTCGGGTCACATAAAGATAATTTTCTTCACCCTACACTATGCACTAATCTATTTTTGTAACGTAAAATTAACTTAACTTTGTCTAATTATCACGAAAGtcactaaaatatttttgtaaccAAAACGTCAATCAATTTTGATACTTAAGTTTTTTTTCTCCTTCTCGTTACTTTCCGGGATACTTAGGCAAAGTTGTGTGACTTTTTCGTTAAACAATAGTTTTTGGacttttgtgatacttaagtaaAGTTGAGTAACTTCTATATCataaaaattaatttaataacctTGGTACAATAAAGTTAAAGTTGAGTGAGTATCCATAATATTAACTCTATATAAAAAGTGGGCAAAATAAACAAGGGGATACATAATAATTTAAAAAGAAGAACAAGGTATAATATAAATCACATCTTGCTTACCACAAGTTGCCTTGCATAGTGATTGAGAAGGAGGTTGGCAAACTGTTGAGGAGTATAGTTGATACTGGAAGTGTAAAGGTTAGGCATGAGATAGTTATTTATGTAGTCATTGCTTCCAAACACCATCACTGCAATTGATCTTGATAGATATGTGTTTAAATCACCCGGACTCATCATCGTCCTTAACTGACTTAGTGTGCTTTCAAAATTTATCACCTGCTGGCTCAACGGGTAACGCTCTAGCTGTATATATGCATACATTAAAAATATTTCACCATGAAACAAACcaataatataatatttatattgCATGCAGGAGGATTAATTTAGCATATTATTATAATTACATAGTGTTGGCCAGTTTCGTCGAGGATCCCAGCAGCAGCAGATGCATAGTTTACTCCCCCGAGGATTCTACCCCCTCTTGTGCTTGGATCTGCAAAGGGCGGAGGAGAAGCGATTCCCAACAGTTCTCCTGAAATATGCACCAAGATATATCTGTTTCAAATTCATGACTATTATAATCTTTCTTGTtactccatttttctttttttactacTATCAGATGTAATTATTTTGCCATGCACAACTATGACCAATAATAATGTTTAATGAATGAGAAACTAATTACCAAGAATATCAATAAAGGTTTTGCCATTGGAAAATCTGCCAGTAGGGCCTCTATTGAAATCGATGCCATAGGGGTAGTAGTTTGATTTGGCAATAGAGTTGATGAAATTGTTATTCCCATTATCAACTAGAGAATCACCAAATACCCATAGAGCTGTAGGTGCAGTAGCACCATATGAGCAACACATAAGAAGAACCAACAAAGATATCATCATGGAACACTTCATTTCAATAACATTGGACATGGATTTCATGACTTTCATCTAAcaatttctttttctattttttccccTCTACTTTCAATAAATATAAAAGatgaaatagaagaaaaagagatggCCGGATTACTTACATGTTAATTATAATATATCTTTTGAAACCGTTTAATATGTAAGCAGTACCAGAAAATCTTACTTTTGTTAACGGACTTTTCCTGATTTTTGgtatgttcttttcttttctcacgTCTAGTTCGTTTAGCTTTTGGTTGTTTGTTTCCAAGTCAATCAATTAAGGATATGTAGCAGCAAAGTACATGTGATGAAGGTTTCTGTTCAATGTTGGGTGGTTTTCTGTGGCCTTTGTTTTAATTATATATATGGTCCATACTTGAACGTTGCAAAAGATCGAGTTCCTTATTTGTCTTGTTAATTGATAGAGAAACAACGCTAACACTAGAAATACCCTTATGGAAAGTGAATGACTAAATTGAACGGTATTCAAGTAGAAACAATCGAGCTTCCTTATCTAATTGGCTTCTCCCACTTTTGTACTTTGCTGATGTTATCTATATCTATAATCTGACAGCTTTGCATAGACTATAGTCCTGAttcgttattttttttttttttcctcaaaACAATCCTCTCGCCTCCTCCACATTTACGCTGCCCCTATTTTATTTAGCTTAGGCTTTCATTTCCCGTGGCGGTGATAGGAAGTATTGTTACGTGCAAGGATTGAAGCAATTTGATGAAATAAAGGGGTGAACCCTTACTTACGAAGAGAGAGAAATATGAACTCTTATTTCTGATATGTTTCTTACAGAGAATTCATGTGAATATTCTAGAACTATGTACTTTGtatataattaattaataaaaaatggtTATCTCTATAAAAGAAAAGACTACACCTGTAAGTTAATGATATATAACTTGTATGTACAACTAAGTA
This sequence is a window from Nicotiana sylvestris chromosome 3, ASM39365v2, whole genome shotgun sequence. Protein-coding genes within it:
- the LOC104235121 gene encoding GDSL esterase/lipase At1g71250; translation: MKVMKSMSNVIEMKCSMMISLLVLLMCCSYGATAPTALWVFGDSLVDNGNNNFINSIAKSNYYPYGIDFNRGPTGRFSNGKTFIDILGELLGIASPPPFADPSTRGGRILGGVNYASAAAGILDETGQHYLERYPLSQQVINFESTLSQLRTMMSPGDLNTYLSRSIAVMVFGSNDYINNYLMPNLYTSSINYTPQQFANLLLNHYARQLVALYSVGLRKFLLAGVGPLGCIPNQLATGQAPPGRCVDYVNQMLGSFNEGLKSLVASMNNGSHPGSIFVYGNTYAVIGDILNNAARYGFNVWDRACCGVGRNQGQITCMPYQFPCLDRSKYIFWDAFHPTQAVDAILAQRAFSGPPSDCYPINVQQMSSINFP